One part of the Candidatus Sericytochromatia bacterium genome encodes these proteins:
- a CDS encoding fatty acyl-AMP ligase — MTLAWDQFGSSIAAVLAQKAAERGQDVFLHWLDDRGGETALTFQQVYEGAAGAAGALAQLGVKRGDRVMIGLPTGVAFLNAFFGTLLLGAIAVPFYPPARLNGLEAYESALAAQVTSVKPRLLVTFARARQVIESATYAAGARVPVVVPENLNGHAAPAALTLDPDAVALIQFTSGSTRQPKGVVLTHRQLLNNIASIVAAVGLRVEDRACSWLPLYHDMGLIGMLLTVLFRGTPLVLMSPQSFLLDPKRWLWAIDRFRCTISTAPNFAYHLCAQRLQDQELQGLDLTSWRLAYSGAETVQAETMHAFATRFSPYGLAPSAITPIYGLAEMAVAVTFCPPERGLRLDRLSADRLESEQVAGPPEEGRTATVASVGFPIPGHAVRIQDATGGVLPERAVGEVWVSGPSLMQGYWESPDRTLSPAKDGWLDTGDRGYLADGELFITGRSKDLIIKAGRNYAPSDLEFQVGKVPGVRAGNVAAFSLPDPASGTEKVVVLAESRQPAEEYPQLAAAVAAQLRETLALHPDHVAILTPGQIPKTSSGKVRRQLARERFLAGTLAPAADNPLWSATRRVGRAWLQRLSVENQERGHM; from the coding sequence GTGACACTCGCCTGGGATCAATTTGGCTCGAGCATCGCGGCGGTCTTGGCGCAAAAGGCGGCTGAGCGTGGGCAAGACGTGTTCCTTCATTGGCTCGATGATCGGGGTGGGGAGACCGCCCTGACCTTCCAGCAGGTGTATGAAGGTGCCGCCGGCGCGGCAGGTGCGCTGGCGCAGCTTGGGGTCAAGCGGGGCGATCGCGTCATGATCGGCCTGCCAACCGGGGTGGCCTTCTTGAACGCCTTCTTCGGCACCCTGCTGCTTGGCGCGATCGCCGTGCCCTTTTATCCCCCCGCCCGCCTGAACGGCCTCGAAGCCTATGAAAGCGCACTGGCGGCGCAGGTCACGTCGGTCAAACCGCGTTTGCTGGTGACCTTCGCGCGGGCCCGGCAGGTGATCGAGTCGGCGACCTACGCGGCGGGGGCGCGCGTCCCGGTGGTGGTGCCGGAAAACCTGAATGGTCACGCGGCGCCAGCCGCTCTGACGCTGGATCCGGATGCCGTCGCGCTGATCCAGTTCACGTCGGGCTCGACGCGTCAGCCCAAGGGGGTGGTGCTGACGCATCGCCAGCTCCTGAACAACATCGCCTCGATCGTGGCCGCCGTGGGGCTGCGCGTGGAAGACCGCGCCTGCTCCTGGCTGCCGCTGTATCACGACATGGGCCTGATTGGCATGTTGCTCACCGTGCTTTTCAGAGGGACCCCCCTGGTCTTGATGAGCCCGCAGAGTTTCTTGCTGGACCCCAAGCGCTGGCTCTGGGCCATTGACCGTTTTCGCTGCACCATCTCGACGGCGCCCAATTTTGCTTATCATCTCTGCGCCCAGCGCCTGCAGGATCAAGAGCTGCAAGGCCTGGACCTCACCAGCTGGCGGCTGGCCTACAGCGGCGCAGAAACCGTGCAGGCCGAAACCATGCACGCGTTTGCCACCCGCTTTTCGCCCTACGGATTGGCGCCCTCGGCGATCACCCCCATCTACGGCCTGGCCGAAATGGCGGTGGCCGTCACGTTTTGCCCGCCGGAGCGTGGGTTACGTCTGGACAGGTTGTCGGCCGATCGGCTGGAGAGCGAGCAAGTGGCCGGGCCGCCTGAGGAAGGTCGCACCGCCACGGTGGCGTCCGTGGGCTTTCCGATTCCCGGCCACGCCGTTCGGATTCAGGACGCGACGGGTGGTGTCTTGCCGGAACGTGCCGTGGGAGAGGTGTGGGTGAGCGGGCCTTCGCTGATGCAGGGATACTGGGAAAGCCCAGATCGCACGCTTTCCCCCGCAAAAGACGGCTGGCTGGATACCGGCGATCGCGGCTATCTGGCGGATGGCGAGCTTTTCATCACCGGCCGCAGCAAGGATCTGATCATCAAGGCGGGCCGCAACTATGCGCCGTCAGACCTGGAGTTCCAGGTGGGCAAGGTACCGGGGGTGCGTGCCGGAAACGTGGCCGCGTTTAGCTTGCCTGATCCCGCTAGCGGCACCGAGAAAGTGGTGGTGCTCGCGGAATCCCGCCAACCCGCAGAAGAATATCCGCAACTGGCGGCGGCGGTGGCGGCTCAATTGCGCGAAACCCTGGCCCTGCACCCGGATCATGTGGCCATTCTGACACCGGGTCAGATTCCGAAAACCAGCTCAGGCAAGGTTCGGCGCCAACTGGCGCGCGAGCGCTTCCTGGCTGGGACGCTCGCGCCAGCCGCGGACAACCCCTTGTGGTCAGCCACGCGGCGGGTCGGCCGCGCGTGGTTGCAACGCCTGAGTGTCGAAAATCAGGAGCGGGGACACATGTGA